The DNA sequence GGCGGCCGGTCACGATTCGGCGCACCACGTCGTCCGACAGCTCGGTCGGGCGGCCGACGTGGACGCCCTGGGCGCGGCGCTCGGCCATGCCTTCGGATGTGCGGATGCCGATCAGCTTGCGTTCCAGCTCAGCGAACACCCCGCTCACTTGCGCCATGGCTACGCCTTGCGGCGTTGTGAGGTCGATGCCGCCGTCTGCGGCGGCCATGGTCCAGCCCTGGGTCTGTGCCTGCTCGACCATTCCGGAGAGGTAGTGGACGCTGCGCACGAGACGGTCGAGCTTCGCGACGAGGAGCACGGAGGCCGGGCCTGCGGCGAGCGCGGCGAGCGCGGCAGAGAGTCCGTCCCGTTTCTCGGGGGCGGTCTTCCCGCTCACGCCGGCGTCCTCGTGCCAGGCGACGATCTCAAGGCCGCGCGCTTTGGCGGCGGCTGTGATGGCGGTGCGCTGGGCGTCGAGGGATGCGCCGGTCTCCGCCTGCTCCGCGGTTGAGACGCGGAGGTAGGCGACTGCGTAGTTGCTCACACGATTGACGGTACGCCGACGACGGCGCGGCTTGCTTTCTCCGGTAGCCATACCCCTGATTTTATCAAAGGGACCCCTTTTATTCAGAGGCTTGGTTCAGCCACCAGTCATCGGGGTCGTCGGCCTCTCGCCCCGCAGCCTCCCGCTGCATCTGCCGCATCTGCTCCCACTTCTCAATGCCTTCGTTCTGTTTCCGCATGCGGCGCCCCTCGCGGGCCATCTTCTCCGCCAGCGGCTCATCCTCCGGATGCGGGCCAATCTCCAGATCGTCGGCGAGCCGAGCGGCCAGCAGCCTCGGCCCTGGCTCCCCACCGGCGCGCCCCTTCACACCAGGCGCGAGCCACCCCTCCTTTCGCGCGCGGGCGAGCCACGTCCTCACGGTCTCCTCGGGTCTGCCGAACTGCTCGGCGATTCGGGCCAGAGGCCGCGCCGGCTTCCCCTCGGCCGTCTCCGCCAGGTAGGCCTCCGCAAGTTGCCGCAGCTGATCTTCCGTGACGCGTGGCCTCCCGCCGCGGCGCCGAGTCTCGACCTTCGCGGGTTCGGTCCGTGTTGCGCCGGCACCCTCTCGCCGGGCCCGGTCCAGAGTGAGCAGCGTCTGGAGTGAGCCGACGATCCGACCAACGGGGACACGGTTCACCATCGACGCGGTCACGGCCCCTTCGGAAGCCGGGGACCGGACTTCAAGGCTGAGGAGTCGTACGACGTCTCCGTCGAGGCGAGCCTGACCACTCACGGCCCACTCGTCTCCTGAGTAGGAGAACCGACGGGTGCCGGTCGTCAGCTCACTGTCGGTGGGGTCCTCGATGGTGAGGCGCAGTCCTGAATACGCGGCTTCTGCTGCGTCCAGGAGATCATCTGTCGGTGCTGGCATGCCCTCAGGGTCCCGAGATGGTGATTTGAAGTCAACCAAGAGGCCCCATCAAATCACCACGTCAAGCCGTCTTTCACCATCTTCTAGGTTGGCTTGACTCCCTGTGGACCTTGCTAGAAGATGGTGATGTGAAGGTGATTGAGCGGGTCAGAACCCGCATTCACGTGCATTCCTCGCTGCCCAAACCGGCCGAGCGCCGGGCGCTCCGAGAAGCCGCAGGCCTCACTCAGCGGGAACTCGCGGACACCATGGGCGTCGACCGGACGACGGTCGCCCACTGGGAATCCGGGCGACACACCCCGAACGGAAAACTCCTCGACGCGTACGTCGACGCGCTGCGCACCCTCCAGGAGGCCGTCTGATGGCTGTCTCCGAGCGGGACCGCGAGGCGATCCGCCGCTACGCCCATGCGCTTGCCGACCAGGCCCCGCCTCTTACTCAGTCGCAGCGTGACCGGCTTCGTGCCCTGCTCCGCCGTGAGCGGCCCGAGCCGCACCGCAGGGCGGCATAGAAGCGACCCCTCGCGTATGCGCCGGTGTTACGAGCACCAGCGACCGCGAGGGGCCTCGACGCAGAACCCGTCCAACGACGAACCCCGGGCCTCATCGCTCGCCAGCGAACCCGGGGTCACGTCCACACAGAAAGGCACCACGTGGTCGCCATGATGCCAGACGGCGCCGACACCGACGAGTGGCACAAGCACGGCCGATATCCCGTTGTGCCGGACAACCCATTCGGCCTGACGCGCGCCGAGCTGCACGCCGAGATTGACCGGCTGCTCGATGCTGGCTGGATGCCGTGGGAGCTACAGAAGCGGTTCGGGCGCGGCTCCTTGGCGGTGGCCGCGTGAACGTCGACATCCCACTGTGGTTCGCCGCCCAGGACATCCACGTCTTCCCGTACCGGCCCGACGACAACAAGCCCTACGGCAACTGCAAGCGATGCGCCCCCACCCTGCGGGATGGGAAGACAACCAACCCCGACTACATCCCGCATGATCCGCGAGACTGCCGCTGCATCGCAAGTGGTGGCCGCTGCCACGCGCTGCACGCGGCCACCACCAACCCGGACCTCATCCGCAAGTGGTGGGAGGAAACCCCCGACGCCAACGCGGGCGCCCACTGCGGCCGCTCAAACATCGTCGGGATCGACCTCGACGCGCACGGCCACGAGCCACCTGAGGACGGGGTGTTCATCCGCGGCGAACGCGTTGACCCGGCCGGGATCACTGACGGCCTGGACGTGTTCGCAGCCCTGTGCGAACTGCGGGGCAGGTGCCTGCCGTGGATCGAGCATCCGACGCTGGCGGTCCTCACGAAGTCCGGCGGGATCCAAGCCTGGTTCCGTGTCACCAGCGGATACGAGTGGCGCGGCGGCGACTCGGTCGGGCACGGATTCGGATGGCAAGCCGACTTCAAGGCCGGCGACCAGTCAATGACGCTGCCCGGCACCGTCACCCGCAAGGGCGCGTATCGGGCGCTTGGCGATGCGCGGTCTATCGCGCCGCTCCCGACCTGGCTGCGTACGGAGTTGGAGCGTATCGGCCGGTGGGTCGACCCGAACCCGCCGCGGTTCGTGGCACCTCCGGCGCCGCTCAAGGACCTGTCCCGGTACACGACCCGGGCTCTTGAGCGTGAGCTCGGGGACCTGGCCGCCGCGCAGCCCGGCGCGCTGCACGACGCCGTCCGCGACTGCTCGTACAACATCGGCCAGCTGGTCGGCGCGGGCCTCATCGACCGTGACGCCGCGCGCCAAGCGATCACCGCAGCAGCAGCGCAAGCCGGAGTCAGTCCCGAAGAGCGGAAAGCCCAGAGCACAATTCGTGACGGCCTCAATGCCGGAATGCGGTCGCCTCGGAAGATCGGAGAAGCCGCGTGACCACCGTATTCGATCCGGCTACGACCGCCGCACAGCTCACCGAACATCTCGACGGGCGCCCGCGCTGCCCGCACCACGACCAGGTGCTGCCGTGCCAGCACATGGCGTGCCGCCCGCCCGACGAGCCGGAGCCCGAACACGACCCCGCTGACGAGACCGACGAGACCGACGAACAGGGCAAGGACGACAAGCCCGAGTCGGAGCTGGCGCGCAAGCTCGCCACGCTGAAGACGCCAGACGACATCTGGAAGCACCCACACATGCGGTACATCGAGAAGGTCGCCAAGTCGGTCGGCGTGAAGCGCGAAGGCGTGTTCGTCAGGCTCGGCAACCGGGCCGCAGTCCTGGCCGGCCCGAACGTCTGCGGCTCCATCAACGAGCGAGGCACGTTCCCGCTCACCACGATCAACGTGATGGTGGGGCGCTCCGGTGCCGGATCGAACGTCACCGCGCGCGCCGTGGACCGGGCCCTGCCCGTCCCCAAGAAGCTTCTGAGCGCCCCGCCGACGGTGGAGGCCGCCGACCAGGTCAACGAACTCGACTGGGGGTACAAGACGCTGAAGCCTGCCACCGGTTCGGCCCTGCTTGCGAACATGCAGCGTCTCGTCCCGGTGACGCAGGAGGAGGATGCCGCGCCGATCATCGCGTACCTGCCGCGCGTGGAGTTGAACTACACCGAGGGCGAGACGCTGCTCGGCACGATGAGCAAGTCGAAGTCGTCCGGTTCGCAGGGCGCTGCGATCGCCCCGTACATCCTCGATGGGTACTTCGGTGACGCGCTCCAGTACGACATCACCAAGTCGGAGGAGCGCGCACCGATCCCGGCCCGCGTGTACACCATGGCGACGAACGCCTATTTTCAGGTCGAGTTCATCGGCACCGTGATGGGGCAGACGACAGGCTTCGTCCAGCGCGCCAACTTCGTCCCGCTCATGAAGGAGCGCGGCGACGAGGAGCGCATCGCGGCAGCCCGTGAACTCATCAACGGCGGCACGGTCTCTCCGGAGGAGCGCGCGCGGCTACTGGCCAGCCTCGGCGAGCAGCCCAAGCATCCCGGTCCGTTCAAGGGTGCGGCAGAGTTCCTGACGCAGGTGTCAGGGGCGCGCTCGACCCGGAAAAAGATGATGCGGATGTGCCGCACGATGGCCGAGGAGATCGCGCTGATCCAGGCGGGCATCGACGAGGGCCTCGCCCAGGACGACCCGGAGTCCAGCCACAAGGCCGTGGCCATGTACCGGATCGCGGCGCAGTCGGCACTGCTGCGCTATTCGCATGACATCAACGAGGACGACTGGGAGATCGCGAAGGAGTTCTCCCGGTTGGACCAGCAGACCCGCGAGGTGTGCCGCGAGTGGGGTGAGCTGATCCGGCAGAAGGACGACGCGGAGGACAACGCAAAGACTGCGCGCCGGACGCGAACCGCTGAGGATCAGCGGGCTTTCCAGCGGGGCGAGCACACGAGCGTGGCGAAGAAGGTCGGGCGTGTGCTTCGTGAGTACGTGCGGGAAGAGCCGCGCACGGGCAAGCAGATGGCCGACCGGATCGCGAAGGAAGACGTGGCCTACTGGTCGCTCATCAGCGGCGGCGGCACGAAGACAACGCTGCGGGATGCGGCCCTTCGGTGGGCGCGAATCGCCAAGGTCGGGACTCGATACATGCTGCCACCCGAGAGCTGATTTCAGTAACTCTCTGTACACCACGACGCTTTCGATTTGAGAGTGCGGGTGGTTCGGGTGGTTCGGGTGGTCGCACCACCCGAACCCGCACCCCCGTACCCCCACTAAATAAGACAAAAAAGACGCAAATTTCGTAGTGGCTTTCCAACAGCCACCCGTAAAACCGCAGGTCAAAAGAGCGAGATGCCCGATTCGGAGAGCGGCAGGCACCACCCGAACCACCCGAACCACCCGCAGTTTTCCACCCGCACTTTCCATCACGCTCCGTATGCCACCGAAGGAACTACGAACAATGCCCAACCCGAATGCGACCGACTACGGCTCCTACTACTGGTGCGCGATCCTCGCCGACACCAAGCGCACCGAGGTGTACGTCATGGCCGACAAGGCCACCACCGACGGCGGGACCCTCACCTTCTGGCAGCAGCGCGAGGACAAGCCGGATCAGCCGACCGTCGCCTTCGCGCCCGGCAAGTGGCTCGCGTTCTACGCCGCTTCCTGCATGGACGGTCACGCCGTCGCGGTCGAGCACTGGCCCGGCCAGATCGCCAAGTAACCCCACCACCCGACACCTCCCGCCCCTGAACGGAGACCCCATGACCAACCTGAACCCCGCCACGCCCCGCAACCTGTTCTCCACGGCGATCGGCCCGCACGGCGTACAGCACATCGACGCCAGAGTGAACGGCCCCGCCATCGACATGACCCTCGTCGGCGCGTTCCTCCGCGACCAGAAAGCCGTATGGCGCCTACGCGCCGCACCACCCGCCGCAACCGAACTGTTCACCGCCATGCGCAACGGCACCTTCTACGGCGGCTACTACGACTCGGACTCCGCCCTCGTGTTCCGGCCCGAACACGACGGCGTCCCGGTCGGGATCCTCGCCCGCGTCGACGGCCTGGACGGCGACGAACCCCGCCCGGACCGCACCTTTGATCTGACGCTCGACATGTGGGCCCAGCTCGGCGCGGAGCTGCTGCGCCTGGTCCCTGCGGTCGGCGAGGGCGAGGAACTCCCGTACGAGGACTTCCACCTGTGCTCGGCGTGTGATCGTCCGGTGTTCGACTCCGAGCCGACCATGTTGGTCGGCGCGTCTGGAGTCCTCGCGATGGTGTGTGCGTGGTGTGCGTCGGGGGAGTCCGCGCAGCTGGCTGACGCACTGGACAAGGCCGGCGTCGCGCCGGGCACGTCGGCCGCGATCCGTGAAGTTCTCGCCGTGGTGGCCGCCGTATGACCAGCCACGTCGAGCAGCAGATAGCGGCACGCATTGCCCAGGCCCGCGCCCGGGTTCAGCGCGCGTACGACGAGGATATCCAGCCGCTGGCCAGGCACGGCGGCAACCGTAGGCCGGACGGGAGCCAAGGTAATCAGATTACCTTGACGAAGCAGCGCGGTGGTTCCCGCGACTACGTGATCGCCCGCCTCGAACGCGACGACCCGCCGCTCGCGCAGCGCGTGAAGCGCGGCGAGGTCACCGCCACCGCCGCGGCCCGCCAGAAGGGCAGCGCCCCGCAGCTCGGCGCCCGACACCCGGGCGAGTCCGGCCCGTTCGGCGAGTACGGCGCCGGCGAGGACGACGAGCCCGACGACGACGGCCAGGACGACGAGCAGCACGACCACACTGAGGAGAGGACCAACCCGTGACCGAGGCTTACGGCGCTAGCGCCGTAAAACGCGCTCGGCGTACGAAAGCCGAGATAGAAGCCTTCCGCACCAACATCTTCGACATCGTCGCCGAACACCAGCCCTGCTCCGGACGCCAGATCTACTACCGCGCCGTTGTCGCAGCGCTCATCGACAAGGACACCGCTGGCAGCCGCAAGAACGAAGCAAAGATCGGCCGCGCCCTCAACGACATGCGCGAAGCCTTCATCGACTGCGACACACTCCACGACACCGCCGCCCTGGCCCGTCTCATCGAGGCGATGGAACTCGGCGACATCGACGACTACACCCTCAAGTGCGAGGTCTACCGGCATCTCGGCGTCATGCCCATGTGGTGGATCAGCGACGACACCCGCGCCCGGCACCACAACTCCGGATACCGCGACAAGGACGACGCCCTCAGCGAGTGGCACGACCAGTACCGGCGCGACCTGTGGCAGACGCAGAAGTGCCGTGTGGAGGTGTGGTGCGAGAGCAGCTCGCTGGGCGCCGTGCTGCTCGGCGTGTGCAAGGAGTACGGGGTGGACCTGTACCCGTGTCGGGGGCAGGCGGGGAAGGGCTTCCTGTGGGATGCGGCCCAGAAATACCCCGAATTCGGTAAGCCCGTCGTGGCCTTGTACGTGGGCGACTTCGACCCGGCCGGCCTCGACATTGGTACGTCGGTCGAGCAGCGCCTGCGCCGGTACCTGCCGCGCGGTAAGAGCGTCGACTTCCGGTTCCGGCGGATAGGCGTCACGGCCGAGCAGGTGCGAGACATGCGGCTCCCTGGGCATGGCCTCAACCCGAACATCTCGGCGGCCCAGCGGAGTCGGTTCTTCGGTGTCTGCGACGAGCACGGCATTCCGAGAGAGGCCGTGGAGGCTGAGGCGATGGCGCCGGCGGTGGTGCGTCGGCTCCTCGCCGATGCGATCCGTGAGTACATCGACCCGGTGCAGTGGGAGTTGGAGCAGATGGTGGAGGCCTCCGAGAAGCGCGATATCTGGAGTTGGCGCACAGACAGCCGTGCGTCGTGACCGCGACGTATGACGGCCGCCCGGGACCTATCCGGGCGGCCACCACCAGCATCTCAGAGGAGAACCCCGTGACCCCCATCGAGGCCGTGGTCGCCGAACTCGACCGCATCACCCAACTCCCTGCCGTCCAGGACCAGGAAGGCGGGGCCGACACTTTCGCCGTCGGTGCCCGCTGGACTCTCCGCATGATCCGCGAAGCCATCGAGCGTGGCGCGCCCGCACCCCCGGTCGTCCGGGACCGGCCGCAACTCGAACTCGTCCAGACCACCCACTGACCCATCTCGGCCCGGTCGTCGCCGCGGCGGCCGGGCCTGTAATCGATCACTAACGCGCGAAGGAAGGAACACCCCGATGACCGCAGGTTCGATGGGTACGCCGGATGACGGCGCTTCGATGGGTCGGCGGCGCTGTACGGCCCGTCGTACGGATGGTGAGCCGTGTGGTAACCGGCCGTTGAAGGGGCAGATGGTGTGCAAGTTCCACGGTGGTAATGCTCCGCAGGCGAAGGCGGCGGCAGCGCGTCGGCGGGTGGAGGTGGAGGCGCGCCAGGTGCTTGCCGAGTTGGGGGTGTCTCCGGTCGGTGATCCGCTGGAGGCCCTGCTCAGGCTCGCGGGTCAGGTTCTTGCCTGGCAGGAGGCGACGGCTGCGCTGGTGAACCGGCTCGACAGTGTCCGTTACGCGGGTGCCAATGGCGCCGAGCAGTTGCGTGCCGAAGTCCAGTTGTACGAGCGGGCGATGGATCGGGCGATTCAGGTGTTGTCGGCGATCGCGCGTCTGGGTATCGATGAGCGGCTTGTGGCGGTGACGGAGAAGCAGGCGGATGCTGTTGTTGGGGCGATCAATGCTGCGTTGGAGGCGGCGGGCGTGAGTGGGGATCAGGCGGAGCGGGCGCGGCGTGCGGCTGCACGGCATTTGAGGAGCGTGGACTGATGGATGGTCTGAAGCGGGCGGCGGATTGGCTGGAGTCCGGCCGGCCGGGCGAGCGGGATCTTGCTGCGGAGCAGGTCCGGTATGGAGAGATGTTGTGGAATCTGGACGGCACCCGTGCGTACGAGCGGCAGACCGAGGACGTCTACGAACTGGCCCTCGTCACCGGCGAGTCCGCGCTGGTCTACCGCGTGACCGGCTTGGAAGGCGCGTGTCTGCGGTGAGGGCGTTTGGGGTGGCGGCGGGCTGGTTGGAGGAGGGCACGCCGGAGGCTCGCGGGTTGGGGGCCGAGATCTTTGCGCTGCTCGAGGTGTTCGACGAGGAGGAGTTCGCTGAGGTGGCCGAGGCGCTGGCTACGGGCGTGTGGCGGGAGCGGTGGTGAAGTTCAAATGGCCGACGGTGCTGTTGGGTACGCCTTCGTTCGTGCGTGCCGCTGAGCTGCCGCTGAGGTGCACTGTGGACCCGGAGGCTTACCACCGGCCTGGCACGGCGCCGGAGGATGCCGAGCGGCTGTGTGAGGGGTGTCCGTACTTGCTGGCGTGCCGGGTGTACGGGTTGCGGCACGTGGAGTTGTCCGGTGTTTGGGGAGGTACGACGCAGGGGGAGCGGGAGAGGTTGCGGCGTGCGGCCGGGGCGGCGGCGTAGGTGGTGGTGAGGCCCGGCCCCGGGAGACTGGGGCCGGGCCGTTTTTGTACCCGGTGAACGCAATCGACCTTTCCCTATTCTACGGCCTTTTTGCAGGTCAGGCGGGTAGAATGAAGAGGGAATTGCACTCTGGGGGGAATTGAATACTGACTGGTGATTCAGTGGCTGCATGGGAGACGCAGATGGTCACACAGGTGGAGATCGACGCGGCCGAGGCTGCGGTCGAGCAGGCGGAGACCGCGCTCGACGTGGCGGAGGCGCATCACTCGGGCGCCGGGTCTGAGCGCAGTGTGCAGGAACTCCGGCTCGCACAGTCGGTCGCGAACGGTGCTCGTGACCGGGTGCGTCAGCTGAGGGCGGCGTGGGCGCGTGAGCGGGCGGCGGAGGCGCGCCGTGCGGAGGCTGAGGAGAACTTCCCCGAGAAGCGGCGGGGGGCGCTCACACGGCAGCTCGGCGACGCCAGGGATGAGGCCGCGCACGCGCTCGCCAGTCTGGAGAGGGCGGCGGTGGAGGCGATGGCGGCGGTGGCCGCGTACGGCGCGGCGGTGCGGGAGGCGTCGGGCGAGCTGATGGCTGCGGGCCTGCGGGCCGGCGAGGGCGGCCCGGACGGCGGCGGTGTGGATGGGAGCGTTCACCTCGGCGGCGAGCAGTGGCGGGGGGCGGAACCTGGCAGCGTGGTGGCCGCGGTGATGCAGAGCGTGGTGGCCGCGTACGACGGGCGGCATCCGCTCGCGCAGCTGCGGTGGGCGCAGTTGGGTGGCCTCGTCGAGACGCAGGCGAGGGCGGAGTTGCTGGCGCGGGCGGCCGGGCGGTGAGCGGGTCCTACGCCGAGGAGTACGGCGCCGGTGGCCCGGACGACGATGGTGTGGCGGCGCAGGCCTGGGCGATGGCGGGACGCCTCGACAGCGCCCGGGAGACGTACGTGAAGGAGTCCCGGGAGAAGCGCACCGGCCCGGTCCTGAAGGCGCTCCTGGCGGCGCTGAACGGTCCTGCGGGCCGGTGACGTTGAAGCCCCCGGCCCGGCCTGTCACGGCCGCGCTCGGGGGCTCCTCGCCTACTTGCCGATCTGCCACTCCACCGGCTCATCCAAATCCCCCGGCGAGTACAACACCCGCTCCGCCCGGCCGAACCCCTTCGGTACCTCGAA is a window from the Candidatus Eisenbacteria bacterium genome containing:
- a CDS encoding recombinase family protein, translated to MSNYAVAYLRVSTAEQAETGASLDAQRTAITAAAKARGLEIVAWHEDAGVSGKTAPEKRDGLSAALAALAAGPASVLLVAKLDRLVRSVHYLSGMVEQAQTQGWTMAAADGGIDLTTPQGVAMAQVSGVFAELERKLIGIRTSEGMAERRAQGVHVGRPTELSDDVVRRIVTGRRAGAGWSEIARTLNAEGVTTARGKTWLPNGVRQVFYGTAAARVRAQDARTLEAAV
- a CDS encoding helix-turn-helix transcriptional regulator codes for the protein MKVIERVRTRIHVHSSLPKPAERRALREAAGLTQRELADTMGVDRTTVAHWESGRHTPNGKLLDAYVDALRTLQEAV
- a CDS encoding bifunctional DNA primase/polymerase encodes the protein MNVDIPLWFAAQDIHVFPYRPDDNKPYGNCKRCAPTLRDGKTTNPDYIPHDPRDCRCIASGGRCHALHAATTNPDLIRKWWEETPDANAGAHCGRSNIVGIDLDAHGHEPPEDGVFIRGERVDPAGITDGLDVFAALCELRGRCLPWIEHPTLAVLTKSGGIQAWFRVTSGYEWRGGDSVGHGFGWQADFKAGDQSMTLPGTVTRKGAYRALGDARSIAPLPTWLRTELERIGRWVDPNPPRFVAPPAPLKDLSRYTTRALERELGDLAAAQPGALHDAVRDCSYNIGQLVGAGLIDRDAARQAITAAAAQAGVSPEERKAQSTIRDGLNAGMRSPRKIGEAA
- a CDS encoding HGGxSTG domain-containing protein, whose amino-acid sequence is MGRRRCTARRTDGEPCGNRPLKGQMVCKFHGGNAPQAKAAAARRRVEVEARQVLAELGVSPVGDPLEALLRLAGQVLAWQEATAALVNRLDSVRYAGANGAEQLRAEVQLYERAMDRAIQVLSAIARLGIDERLVAVTEKQADAVVGAINAALEAAGVSGDQAERARRAAARHLRSVD